AGAGCCGATATAAGTCCTGCGGTGTCCTCTTATCTCGGCTTCATCGTGCATGCCTCCTAAGGAGATGCGGTTAAATTTTCTTCCTAATGCCCGTGCAATCGACATACCTAAAGAGGTTTTACCCACACCTGGAGGTCCTACAAAGCAGAGGATAGGACCTTTAAGGTCAGACTTCAATTTCCTCACTGCTAAGTATTCTAAGATCCTTTCCTTGACCTTTTCCAGGTCATAATGGTCTTCATCTAACACACGTTTCGCATCTTTTATATCTAAATTATCCTGGGTTCCGATGCTCCAGGGTAGGTTCACCAGCCAGTCAAGATAGGTTCTGGATACGATATATTCTGCCGCAGCCGGGTTCATCTTGGAGAGCCGGTCCACCTCTTTTAAGGCTGCTTCCCTTGCCTCATCCGGCATCTTGGCTACTTCGATTTTCTTTTTGAACTCCTCAACCTCCTGGGTCCTCTCGTCCGCCTCGCCTAATTCCTTTTGAATCGCTTTGAGCTGTTCCCTTAAAATATAATCCCTCTGCATTTTTCCCATCTCAGTTGCAGCCTGGGATTGGATCTTTCTGGAAAGCTCTAAAACTTCCACTTCTTTATTTAGATAAAGGGTCAGTTTCTTAAGCCTTTCTCTAACCTCTACGGTCTCTAAAAGCTCCTGTTTCTGGGCTAAGGTGATGTTCAGGTTTGAGGCGACCAGATCCGAGAGCTTGCCCGGGTCTTCAGTATTTAAAGCGGAGATCTGCAGGTCATCCGGTAGATAGGGAGCCAGATTCACCACCTTTTTCAGAAGATCTAAGATGGTGCGCATCAGAGCCTCCATCTCCACAGATTC
This DNA window, taken from Candidatus Zixiibacteriota bacterium, encodes the following:
- a CDS encoding LON peptidase substrate-binding domain-containing protein, translating into MLREETKISEEMKKLTDELSILPLRGNVVFPSLIIPLVITDQRYAKLIDDSLMGGKAIGLFAQKNPEIENPGPDDIYKIGTAGTILKMLRFPDGSVRFLVQGLSRIRIKKYLKEDPFLFAKVEPLEDIIEESVEMEALMRTILDLLKKVVNLAPYLPDDLQISALNTEDPGKLSDLVASNLNITLAQKQELLETVEVRERLKKLTLYLNKEVEVLELSRKIQSQAATEMGKMQRDYILREQLKAIQKELGEADERTQEVEEFKKKIEVAKMPDEAREAALKEVDRLSKMNPAAAEYIVSRTYLDWLVNLPWSIGTQDNLDIKDAKRVLDEDHYDLEKVKERILEYLAVRKLKSDLKGPILCFVGPPGVGKTSLGMSIARALGRKFNRISLGGMHDEAEIRGHRRTYIGS